The following are encoded in a window of Natronoarchaeum philippinense genomic DNA:
- a CDS encoding collagen-like triple helix repeat-containing protein gives MSRKTQLFAVLGAVMLIVSMVAPAAAASATVQEVDDGESDDLEDADGNESDGDLNESDDDLNESDDDLNESDDDLNESDGDLDEDEEGDADDEEEEAEEEDEDEESTAASATNDNLTVTVTNAPVVELTDDGEAAANATVNVTVDDPNASYAGAGEYTTDANGTVALPTPNETVAVTVTGAVDNRSVSVSTTLGTDAADNFGLEVAAFVESLQDENVSGPMGQQIAAFVIENNPAAENIPDHAGPGNQGPPAHAGPDGDKRQGPPEDKGPDGERGPPANKGPGGDDADDDTEEDDADDEQRRGPPADKGPGGDDAEEDDADDDAADTEDDEEDADSDDADA, from the coding sequence ATGAGCCGAAAGACGCAGCTGTTCGCGGTGCTCGGTGCGGTCATGTTGATCGTGTCGATGGTGGCCCCCGCGGCCGCCGCGTCCGCGACTGTCCAAGAGGTCGACGACGGCGAAAGCGACGACTTGGAGGACGCGGACGGGAACGAATCGGACGGCGATCTGAACGAGTCTGACGACGACCTTAATGAGTCGGACGATGACCTGAACGAGTCTGACGACGACCTCAATGAGTCGGATGGTGACCTCGACGAGGACGAAGAGGGCGACGCCGATGACGAGGAGGAAGAAGCCGAAGAAGAGGACGAAGACGAGGAGAGTACGGCCGCGTCGGCGACCAACGACAACCTCACGGTAACGGTCACCAACGCGCCCGTCGTCGAGCTGACCGATGACGGTGAGGCGGCCGCCAACGCGACGGTCAACGTCACGGTCGACGACCCCAACGCCTCCTACGCTGGCGCGGGCGAGTACACGACCGACGCGAACGGAACGGTCGCGCTGCCGACGCCCAACGAGACTGTCGCAGTGACGGTCACGGGCGCGGTCGACAACCGATCGGTCTCCGTGTCGACGACGCTCGGCACTGATGCGGCTGACAACTTCGGACTGGAGGTCGCGGCGTTCGTCGAATCCCTGCAGGACGAGAACGTCAGCGGCCCGATGGGCCAGCAGATCGCGGCCTTCGTGATCGAGAACAACCCGGCGGCCGAGAACATCCCGGACCACGCGGGCCCCGGTAATCAGGGTCCGCCAGCACACGCCGGTCCCGACGGCGACAAGCGACAGGGCCCGCCGGAAGACAAGGGTCCCGACGGCGAACGCGGCCCGCCGGCTAACAAAGGCCCGGGCGGTGACGACGCCGACGACGATACCGAGGAGGACGACGCTGACGACGAGCAGCGTCGCGGCCCGCCCGCCGACAAAGGTCCGGGCGGTGACGACGCTGAAGAAGATGATGCCGACGACGACGCGGCAGACACTGAAGACGACGAGGAAGACGCTGACAGCGACGACGCCGACGCGTAA
- a CDS encoding amidohydrolase — translation MTTLRIAGGQVLRPDMTVERADVLVDQDAGEIVAVGADIEGGDDLLDADDGLVIPGLINGHTHVAMTLLRGYADDKPLDAWLQEDIWPVEAELTAEDVRVGAELGIVEMIKSGTTAFSDMYFNVSEIADAVEEAGVRAVLGHTAITVGKDEEGAREDMQSSLDVALELDGAADGRVSTTFQPHSLTTVGEEYLREFVPRAREAGLPMHFHANETEGEVDPIVDDHGERPLAYADDIGLLSPENFLAHGVHVDDEEIDLLADSGTAVIHCPASNMKLASGMAPVQRMLDAGVTVGLGTDGAASNNDLDMFDEIRDAAMIGKLAADDASAVAAADAVELATTGGADALGIDSGRIEPGANADLAVLDLSEPHLTPAHDLVSHLAYAASGSDVRHTICDGDVLMRDREVLTLYEPRVRDAAAEHAEALVERATDE, via the coding sequence ATGACTACCCTGCGAATCGCGGGCGGGCAGGTGCTCCGTCCGGACATGACCGTAGAGCGCGCCGACGTGCTGGTCGATCAGGACGCCGGCGAGATCGTCGCGGTCGGCGCCGACATTGAGGGCGGGGATGACCTGCTCGACGCCGACGACGGGCTGGTGATCCCCGGCCTTATCAATGGTCACACCCACGTCGCCATGACGCTCCTGCGGGGCTACGCCGACGACAAACCCCTCGACGCGTGGCTCCAAGAGGACATCTGGCCGGTCGAGGCCGAGTTGACGGCCGAAGACGTTCGCGTGGGCGCCGAACTGGGCATCGTCGAGATGATCAAATCCGGCACGACGGCGTTCTCGGACATGTATTTCAACGTCTCCGAGATCGCCGACGCCGTCGAGGAGGCCGGCGTCCGGGCCGTGCTCGGTCACACCGCGATCACGGTCGGCAAGGACGAGGAGGGCGCCCGCGAGGACATGCAGTCCAGTCTCGATGTCGCGCTCGAACTCGACGGCGCCGCTGATGGGCGCGTCTCGACAACCTTCCAGCCCCACAGTCTGACGACCGTCGGCGAGGAGTACCTCCGCGAGTTCGTTCCGCGCGCCCGCGAGGCCGGCCTGCCGATGCACTTCCACGCCAACGAGACCGAGGGAGAGGTCGATCCGATCGTCGACGACCACGGCGAGCGCCCGCTCGCGTACGCCGACGACATCGGTCTGCTTTCGCCCGAGAACTTCCTCGCCCACGGCGTCCACGTCGACGACGAGGAGATCGACCTGCTCGCCGACTCCGGAACTGCGGTGATCCACTGCCCGGCCTCGAACATGAAACTCGCCTCCGGCATGGCGCCGGTCCAGCGCATGCTCGATGCCGGCGTCACAGTCGGGCTGGGCACCGACGGCGCCGCCTCGAACAACGACTTGGACATGTTCGACGAGATCCGCGACGCGGCGATGATCGGCAAGCTCGCGGCCGACGACGCCAGCGCGGTCGCGGCGGCCGACGCCGTCGAACTGGCGACGACCGGCGGCGCCGATGCGCTCGGAATCGACTCAGGTCGGATCGAACCCGGCGCGAACGCCGACCTCGCGGTGCTGGACCTCTCGGAACCGCACCTGACGCCCGCCCACGACCTCGTGAGCCACCTCGCCTACGCCGCGAGCGGGAGCGACGTTCGGCACACGATCTGTGACGGCGACGTGCTGATGCGGGATCGTGAGGTGCTGACGCTCTACGAGCCGCGGGTTCGGGACGCCGCTGCCGAGCACGCCGAGGCGCTGGTCGAGCGCGCGACGGACGAGTGA
- the hisG gene encoding ATP phosphoribosyltransferase translates to MRIAVPNKGRLHDPTLDLLESAGLHVVDGADRKLYADTVDPDVTLLFARAADIPEYVSDGAADVGITGHDQISEAEPDNVTELLDLGFGQCRLVLAAPEDGDIEAVEDLAGKTVATEFPTITRRYFEDRGVDPELVEVTGATELTPHVDMADAIVDITSTGTTLKVNRLAIIDEVLDSSVRLFARDDVADDEKVTQVTTALESVLAADGKRYLMMNVPENNLEEVRDVIPGMGGPTVMDIAGEDEELVAVHAVVDDSDVFETITEVKRAGASDILVTEIERLVE, encoded by the coding sequence ATGCGAATCGCCGTCCCCAACAAGGGTCGCTTGCACGACCCCACGCTGGACCTGCTCGAAAGCGCCGGACTGCACGTCGTCGACGGCGCCGACCGGAAACTGTACGCCGACACCGTCGATCCCGACGTGACGCTTCTGTTCGCGCGGGCCGCCGACATCCCCGAGTACGTCAGCGACGGCGCCGCCGACGTGGGGATCACGGGCCACGACCAGATCTCCGAAGCCGAACCGGACAACGTCACCGAACTGCTCGATCTCGGCTTCGGGCAGTGCCGGCTCGTGCTCGCGGCGCCCGAGGACGGCGACATCGAGGCCGTCGAGGATCTGGCCGGCAAGACGGTCGCCACCGAGTTCCCGACGATCACGCGACGGTACTTCGAGGACCGCGGCGTCGATCCCGAACTCGTCGAGGTCACGGGCGCGACCGAACTCACGCCCCACGTCGATATGGCCGACGCCATCGTCGACATCACCAGCACGGGGACGACGCTGAAGGTCAACCGACTGGCGATCATCGACGAGGTGCTCGACAGTTCGGTTCGGCTCTTTGCCCGCGACGACGTGGCCGACGACGAGAAGGTCACGCAGGTCACGACCGCGCTGGAGTCGGTGCTTGCGGCCGACGGGAAACGCTACCTGATGATGAACGTTCCCGAAAACAATCTAGAGGAAGTGCGCGACGTGATTCCGGGGATGGGCGGCCCGACGGTGATGGACATCGCCGGCGAGGACGAGGAACTGGTCGCGGTCCACGCGGTCGTCGACGACAGCGACGTGTTCGAGACGATCACCGAGGTCAAGCGCGCCGGCGCCAGCGACATCCTCGTCACCGAGATCGAGCGGCTCGTCGAGTAG
- a CDS encoding DUF7473 family protein, translating to MVGIAPAQSLPLGSVIASLGTFLLAAVFYGLTAHVAARYVLGDVSLEQALLVGIAPAAVLVVGIQLFGEGAGLLVSLVLSVVADYLAIDRVYDPGRRWSVAVTAVHYAVSVLLGSALASFLV from the coding sequence ATGGTCGGTATCGCGCCCGCGCAGTCGCTTCCCTTGGGTTCGGTGATCGCGTCGCTGGGCACCTTTCTCCTCGCCGCAGTGTTCTACGGCCTCACCGCCCACGTCGCCGCTCGCTACGTGCTCGGCGACGTGAGCCTCGAACAGGCGCTGCTCGTCGGCATCGCTCCGGCCGCCGTGCTCGTCGTGGGCATCCAGTTATTCGGGGAAGGCGCCGGCTTGCTCGTCTCGCTGGTGCTCTCTGTCGTCGCGGACTACCTCGCGATCGACCGCGTCTACGATCCGGGACGCCGCTGGTCGGTCGCCGTCACGGCCGTCCACTACGCAGTGAGCGTCCTGCTCGGCTCGGCGCTTGCGAGTTTCCTCGTCTGA
- a CDS encoding TATA-box-binding protein, whose translation MSDPKETINIENVVASTGIGQELDLQSVAMDLEGADYDPEQFPGLVYRTQEPKSAALIFRSGKIVCTGAKSTDDVHQSLRIVFDKLRDLEINVNEDPEIVVQNIVTSADLGHNLNLNAIAIGLGLENIEYEPEQFPGLVYRLDDPEVVALLFGSGKLVITGGKKPEDAEHAVDKIVSRLEDLGLLE comes from the coding sequence ATGAGCGACCCCAAGGAAACTATCAATATCGAAAACGTCGTCGCGTCGACGGGGATCGGCCAAGAGCTCGACCTCCAGAGCGTGGCGATGGACCTCGAAGGCGCCGACTACGATCCCGAGCAGTTCCCGGGGCTCGTCTACCGCACGCAGGAGCCCAAATCGGCCGCGCTGATCTTCCGGTCGGGCAAGATCGTCTGTACTGGCGCGAAATCGACCGACGATGTCCACCAGAGCCTGCGCATCGTCTTCGACAAGCTGCGCGATCTGGAGATCAACGTCAACGAAGATCCCGAGATCGTCGTCCAGAACATCGTCACCTCCGCCGATCTGGGTCACAACCTCAACCTGAACGCGATCGCCATCGGGCTGGGGCTGGAGAACATCGAGTACGAGCCCGAGCAGTTCCCCGGGCTGGTCTATCGTCTCGACGACCCCGAGGTCGTCGCGCTGCTCTTTGGCTCGGGCAAGCTCGTCATCACCGGCGGCAAGAAGCCCGAGGACGCCGAGCACGCCGTCGACAAGATCGTCTCCCGGCTGGAAGATCTCGGCCTCCTCGAGTAA
- a CDS encoding methyltransferase domain-containing protein, whose product MYLLELGGEDDRFAAYEAASAAASVELLAPGVATAGAIDADAVETLAYAHRANDLVGLGDADIESARALLSASPADREGTVAVRAEDVRGSTGVDTQRVERDLGGLLVERGFEVDLDDPDHVLRALFSDPAAWDREGQLDPREAVGGGPASEDAVPIADRALDGEAVCALGWLAAESRRDFGERAPTDRPFFQPGSMDPLLARALANVAGARPDALVVDPMCGTGGVLIEAGLSGADVLGTDAQQKMARGAARNLADALPGDAAFGTAQGDATQLPLPDDAADAVVFDAPYGRQSKIANLDLSELVAGALAEAHRIAPRAVVVADRSWDAEARAAGWRIDARFERRVHRSLTRYVLVLERER is encoded by the coding sequence GTGTACCTGCTGGAGCTGGGCGGCGAGGACGATCGGTTCGCCGCCTACGAGGCGGCGAGTGCCGCCGCGAGCGTCGAGTTGCTGGCGCCGGGAGTGGCCACCGCGGGCGCGATCGACGCGGACGCCGTCGAGACGCTGGCGTACGCCCACCGCGCGAACGACCTCGTCGGACTGGGCGACGCCGACATCGAGAGCGCGCGCGCACTGCTTTCGGCGTCCCCGGCCGACCGCGAGGGGACCGTCGCCGTGCGTGCCGAGGACGTTCGAGGGTCGACCGGCGTCGACACCCAGCGCGTCGAGCGCGACCTCGGCGGCCTGCTCGTCGAGCGGGGGTTCGAGGTCGACCTCGACGACCCCGATCACGTGCTCCGAGCGCTGTTTTCCGACCCCGCCGCGTGGGACCGCGAGGGGCAACTCGATCCGCGCGAGGCCGTCGGCGGGGGGCCAGCGAGCGAGGACGCCGTCCCGATCGCCGACCGCGCGCTCGACGGCGAGGCGGTCTGTGCGCTGGGCTGGCTCGCCGCCGAGAGCCGCCGGGACTTCGGCGAACGCGCGCCGACCGATCGGCCGTTCTTCCAGCCCGGCAGCATGGATCCCCTGCTCGCCCGGGCGCTGGCCAACGTCGCCGGCGCGCGGCCCGACGCGCTCGTCGTCGACCCAATGTGTGGCACCGGCGGCGTCCTGATCGAGGCGGGCCTCTCTGGCGCCGACGTGCTGGGTACCGACGCCCAGCAGAAGATGGCCCGCGGCGCCGCCCGGAACCTCGCCGACGCGCTGCCCGGCGACGCCGCGTTCGGGACGGCACAGGGCGACGCCACGCAACTGCCTCTGCCGGACGACGCCGCCGACGCCGTGGTGTTCGACGCGCCTTACGGCCGCCAGTCGAAGATAGCCAACCTCGACCTCTCGGAGCTGGTCGCCGGCGCGCTCGCGGAGGCCCACCGGATCGCTCCCCGCGCGGTCGTCGTCGCCGACCGGTCGTGGGACGCCGAAGCGCGGGCTGCCGGTTGGCGGATCGACGCGCGCTTCGAGCGCCGCGTCCACCGGTCGCTGACCAGATACGTGCTCGTGCTCGAACGAGAGCGGTGA
- a CDS encoding AAA family ATPase, translated as MEPPLWIDTHAPELEDLPQDDVREYLTRGVDEPINLVLHGPPGSGKTAAVRALAEAAHENPDSDLIEINVADFFDRTKTEIKNDPRFASFLDGKSSMAKRDMINHVLKESASYAPVSGEYKTILLDNAEAVREDFQQALRRVIERHHQTTQFVLTTRQPTKLIPPIRSRCFPVPVRAPDHGEIVDVLEGIADAEGAEHDAAEQSSASPNSQVRWDADGLEYVAGYASGDLRKAILGAQTTYEQEGEITMSAAYETLGEVGTTDLIEEMLDDAEAGEFTDARKTLDDLLVEEGLEGQEVLRDVLSVAQSRYDDRKQAQLYRAAGEVDLDLTEGTNDRLHVSHLLSRIPEIA; from the coding sequence ATGGAACCGCCGCTGTGGATCGACACGCACGCGCCCGAACTTGAGGATCTTCCGCAGGACGACGTGCGCGAGTACCTGACGCGGGGCGTCGACGAGCCGATCAACCTCGTGTTGCACGGCCCGCCCGGCAGCGGCAAGACCGCCGCGGTGCGCGCGCTGGCCGAGGCGGCCCACGAGAACCCCGACAGCGACCTTATCGAGATCAACGTCGCGGACTTCTTCGACCGGACGAAAACGGAGATCAAGAATGACCCCCGATTCGCCTCCTTCCTCGACGGGAAATCGTCGATGGCAAAGCGGGACATGATCAACCACGTCCTCAAGGAGTCGGCCAGCTACGCGCCCGTCTCGGGCGAGTACAAGACGATCCTGCTGGACAACGCCGAAGCGGTCCGCGAGGACTTCCAGCAGGCGCTGCGCCGGGTGATCGAGCGCCACCACCAGACGACCCAGTTCGTGCTGACGACGCGCCAGCCCACGAAACTCATCCCGCCGATCCGGTCGCGGTGTTTCCCCGTCCCCGTCCGGGCGCCCGACCACGGCGAGATCGTCGACGTGCTCGAAGGCATCGCCGACGCCGAGGGCGCCGAACACGACGCCGCGGAACAAAGTTCCGCGAGCCCCAACTCACAGGTTCGTTGGGACGCCGACGGGCTGGAGTACGTCGCGGGCTACGCCTCCGGCGACCTCCGAAAGGCGATTCTCGGCGCCCAAACCACCTACGAGCAGGAGGGCGAGATCACGATGAGCGCGGCCTACGAGACGCTGGGCGAGGTCGGCACCACGGACTTGATCGAAGAAATGCTCGACGACGCCGAAGCCGGGGAGTTCACCGACGCCCGGAAGACGCTCGACGACTTGCTCGTCGAGGAGGGCTTGGAGGGCCAAGAGGTGCTCCGAGACGTGCTCTCGGTCGCCCAGTCACGGTACGACGACCGCAAGCAGGCCCAACTGTACCGCGCCGCCGGCGAGGTCGATCTGGATCTCACCGAGGGGACCAACGACCGCCTGCACGTCTCGCATCTGCTCTCGCGGATTCCCGAAATCGCCTGA
- the rnz gene encoding ribonuclease Z — translation MTLRATFLGTGGAVPTTERNPPAIAVNREGDQLLFDCAEGTQRQMMRYGTGFGVSHLFVTHTHGDHIYGIPGLLDTLDFNDREDALTIHVPPGKKGELRAFIDAAGARPTFPLRINEVRDGVVALARDEYEVRAFEVEHRTSAVGYALVEDDRKGRFDRAKAEELGVPVGPKFSQLHEGEPVELEDGTVIDPEQVVGEPRPGRKIVYSGDTRPIERTVDVAEDADLLIHDATFADDRTDRAEKTAHATAREAAGIASRANVHRLALLHVSSRYTGNVGAHLREAREAFDGDVFAPDDGQTVEVPYPDGE, via the coding sequence ATGACGCTGCGCGCGACGTTCCTTGGAACTGGCGGGGCCGTACCGACGACCGAGCGCAACCCGCCCGCGATCGCCGTCAACCGGGAGGGCGATCAGCTGCTGTTCGATTGTGCCGAGGGAACCCAGCGCCAGATGATGCGCTACGGCACGGGCTTTGGCGTCTCGCATCTCTTTGTCACGCACACCCACGGCGACCACATCTACGGCATCCCCGGACTGCTCGATACGCTGGATTTCAACGACCGCGAGGACGCCCTGACGATTCACGTCCCGCCGGGCAAGAAAGGCGAGCTCCGGGCGTTCATCGACGCCGCCGGCGCCCGACCGACGTTCCCGCTGCGGATCAACGAGGTCCGAGACGGCGTCGTCGCGCTCGCCCGCGACGAGTACGAAGTGCGAGCCTTCGAGGTCGAACACCGCACCAGCGCCGTCGGCTACGCGCTCGTCGAGGACGACCGCAAGGGCCGATTCGACCGGGCAAAAGCAGAGGAACTGGGCGTGCCCGTCGGACCGAAATTCTCGCAACTCCACGAGGGCGAGCCGGTCGAACTGGAGGACGGCACCGTGATCGACCCCGAGCAGGTCGTCGGCGAGCCCCGACCCGGACGCAAGATCGTCTACTCAGGCGACACGCGCCCGATCGAGCGCACCGTCGATGTCGCCGAGGACGCCGACCTGCTGATCCACGACGCGACGTTCGCCGACGACCGCACCGACCGCGCCGAGAAGACCGCCCACGCCACCGCGCGCGAGGCCGCCGGTATCGCCAGCCGAGCGAACGTCCACCGGCTCGCGCTGTTGCACGTCTCCTCGCGGTACACCGGGAACGTCGGCGCCCACCTGCGCGAAGCCCGCGAAGCCTTCGACGGCGACGTGTTCGCGCCCGACGACGGACAGACCGTCGAGGTGCCGTATCCCGACGGGGAGTAG